A stretch of DNA from Basfia succiniciproducens:
TGCACCGACGTAAGCGGCCAGTTTTTCTTCCAATTCCGCAACTTCCGGCCCTAAAATATATTTGCCGTGTGCCAATACTTTCTGAATACCCGCGTCAATTTGCGCTTTAATTCTTTGCTGTTGAGCCTTTAAATCAATAAATTCCATCTTTCTATCCTGCTTATAATTTCTTCAACTCATGACCTTCCAGTCGGTAAATAGCACCCGTATGCGGACATTTAGTTTCCGCCTGACCGGACAAAGGCAAATCCAATTGTTCGCCGTATTCGCTCATCCAGCCGATTTGTTTGGCGGGGACCCCTACCATTAAGGCGTAATCGGGCACATCACGATTAATCACAGCACCCGCCCCCACAAAAGCATAGGCACCGACGGTAACGCCGCAAACGATAGTGGAATTGGCGCCAAGGGTCGCTCCTTTTTTGACAAGGGTATCTTTATATTCGCTTTTGCGTTCGATTAGCGAACGCGGGTTATACACATTGGTGAAAACCATGCTCGGGCCGCAAAAAACCCCTTCTTCCAGGTATACGTTATCGTACACGGAGACGTTATTCTGAACTTTGCAGTGATCACCGATACGCACTTTATTGCCGACAAACACATTCTGCCCCAAAGACACACCTTTGCCGATTTTTGCGCCGCCGCAAATATGGGCGAAATGCCAAACTCTTGAACCTTCGCCGATTTCGGCGCCTTCATCAATAATTGCCGACGGATGTTGATAATAGGTCATAATGTTGGTTTCCTGCTGTTAAGTAATCGTATGGTTTTTTACTCGATATAAATTTGCTACTAATATGCAATCCTCGAATGGGCTATGTATAAATCATTGGTCAAAAAACAAATAAAAAACTTCGTTTTTTGTGACCGCACTTTTATATAGCCCAAACTCGAATTGCAATTGAGCTTACACTCAATCCTGTTTTATTTATTTAATACTTTGGCTAAAAACGGATGCGGATTTGCCGGATTTTCAATAATCGGTGCATGGCGAATCACTTCCACCGTTTCAATGGCCGTACGGTTTTCTTCCAACCCGTAACCCTTTCCTTCCAGAATGCGTTGATAACTTTGGGTATGTAAATCGGTAAAACCACCGGAGAATTCCAGTTCTTCGTTCTCAATAGTAATACTGCGATAAGTTAATTTTTCGCCTTGTACCGCATTTTCCGGTAAGTTATTGGCATCAATAGACAAGAACCAGCGTACACGTGCGCGTTTGTATTCCAGATAACCGGAAACGGTCTTTTCATCGCGATAATGCACTTCGTTTTTCACTACATCGCCAAAAATGAAATGCAACATGTCATAAAAATGCACACCGATATTAGTAGCCACACCGCCGGATTTTTGATCTACACCCTTCCAGGATTTCAAATACCATTTACCCCGTGAGGTTAAATAAGTTAAATCCACATCAAACACTTTATCCGCAGGTGCCGCTTCCACTTTGTCACGCAATGCAATAATCGACGGATGCAGACGCAACTGTAAAATAGAATTCACCTTGGCGCCGTATTTTTGCTCGTATTCGGACAACATATTCAAATCCGTCGAATTCAGTACTAAAGGTTTTTCACAGATCACATTAATGCCGTTTTTCAAAGCGAATTTCATATGCGGCGCATGCAGATAATTCGGAGAACAGATCGCCACATAATCCAGTTTTTCGCCTTTTAATTTTTGATCTTCCACAAAGGCTTCAAACTGTTCGAACTCGGTAAAAAATTCGGCGTCCGGGAAATGACTGTCCATAATGCCGACGGAATCGTTTACATCCATTGCGACAACCAAAGTATTGCCCGTATCTTTGATTGCTCTCAAATGACGTGGAGCGATGTAGCCGCCCGCTCCGATTAGTGCAAATTTTTTCATAATTTAGTCTCTATTAATTTTATAAACGGAAAACAGTAATGCCTTGTTGAGCTAAAGCATCGCGATCAAACAGACTTTTCACATCAGCCAGTACCGGTTTTGACGTACGCAGATACGAACGCAATGTTTCGGCACTTAAGTCGCGGAATTCCTTATGTCCGACGGCAACAATCAGGGCATCGACAGGATTATTTTCATCAACTGAGGATAAATCCAAGCCATATTCATGTTTCACTTCCTGAGCGTCAGCCCAAGGATCGGCAACCACGACTTCAACGCCCCAGTTCTTCAATTCCGTGACCACATCAACAACCTTGCTGTTACGGATATCCGGGCAGTTTTCTTTAAAGGTCACGCCTAAAATACCGACTTTAGCATGTGCAACATCAATATTATTATTGAGCATAAGCTTAATAGTTTCCTGCGCGACATATTGCGACATATTGTCGTTAATACGACGACCGGCAAGAATAACCTGCGGGTTATAACCCACTTCTTCCGCCTTATGGGTTAAATAATATGGATCCACGCCGATACAGTGCCCGCCGACCAAGCC
This window harbors:
- a CDS encoding acyltransferase, whose translation is MTYYQHPSAIIDEGAEIGEGSRVWHFAHICGGAKIGKGVSLGQNVFVGNKVRIGDHCKVQNNVSVYDNVYLEEGVFCGPSMVFTNVYNPRSLIERKSEYKDTLVKKGATLGANSTIVCGVTVGAYAFVGAGAVINRDVPDYALMVGVPAKQIGWMSEYGEQLDLPLSGQAETKCPHTGAIYRLEGHELKKL
- a CDS encoding Gfo/Idh/MocA family oxidoreductase, translating into MKKFALIGAGGYIAPRHLRAIKDTGNTLVVAMDVNDSVGIMDSHFPDAEFFTEFEQFEAFVEDQKLKGEKLDYVAICSPNYLHAPHMKFALKNGINVICEKPLVLNSTDLNMLSEYEQKYGAKVNSILQLRLHPSIIALRDKVEAAPADKVFDVDLTYLTSRGKWYLKSWKGVDQKSGGVATNIGVHFYDMLHFIFGDVVKNEVHYRDEKTVSGYLEYKRARVRWFLSIDANNLPENAVQGEKLTYRSITIENEELEFSGGFTDLHTQSYQRILEGKGYGLEENRTAIETVEVIRHAPIIENPANPHPFLAKVLNK